Proteins from a genomic interval of uncultured Desulfuromusa sp.:
- a CDS encoding fibronectin type III domain-containing protein produces the protein MKAIGFSIFLCFFASMSFAQDVKLSWDKTPTEPAIGYKIYYQSAPYVAGQWDGSGSTQGNSPIDVGNVLTYQITNLTDDVIYYFTVTAYDAEANESTYSNIVNSNRSGHSHIILGRPGARVWRQEDGPTTRGRASF, from the coding sequence ATGAAAGCTATTGGTTTTTCCATTTTTTTATGCTTTTTCGCGTCCATGTCTTTTGCACAGGATGTCAAGCTCTCATGGGATAAAACACCAACAGAGCCCGCCATTGGCTACAAAATTTACTATCAATCAGCGCCATACGTCGCTGGACAGTGGGATGGTAGCGGATCAACGCAGGGGAACAGCCCGATTGACGTTGGCAATGTGCTGACATACCAAATCACAAATTTGACTGACGATGTGATCTATTATTTTACAGTCACGGCTTACGACGCGGAAGCAAACGAAAGCACATACAGCAACATTGTCAATTCAAATCGTTCCGGCCATAGCCATATTATTCTCGGTCGACCAGGTGCAAGAGTTTGGCGGCAAGAAGACGGACCCACGACAAGGGGTCGTGCGAGTTTTTAA